CGCCCTGAGTAAATACCTGTTCGATAACCGTTACGGCACGGGGCAGTCCGTGTGGGACGGGGTGATGCGCACCACGAACATGGTGGTGGCGGGGCGCACGGTCGTCGTCGTCGGCTATGGTTGGTGTGGCAAAGGCGTCGCCAAGCGCGCGGCAGGCTTGGGAGCCCGGGTGGTGGTGACGGAGATTGACCCTCACAAAGCCTGTGAAGCCCTAATGGATGGTTTTGATGTCATGCCTCTCGAAGAGGCGGCGAAGATAGGCGACATTTTCCTGACTCTCACCGGCAACATCAAGGTCATCGACAAACGCCATTTCGCTTTGATGAAAAATGGCGTCGTCATGGGCAACGCCGGTCATTTCGACGTGGAGATTTGCAAGCCCGACCTGGTGGCCATGGCCGAGCGAGTCGAGCATTTGCGCGACAACATCGATACTTACGTCATGAAGGACGGACGCCGCCTGAATTTGCTGGGAGAAGGGCGTCTGACGAACCTGGCCTGCGCTGACGGACATCCGATCGAAATCATGGATCTAAGTTTCGCGTTGCAGCTCGAGGCCGCGCTCCACGTCTACACACATGCGATGTCCCCTGGTGTCCACGCCGTGCCTGAAGAGACTGACAGGGCCGTCATGGAGTCCAAGTTAGCGGCGCTGGGCATCAAACTCGATCAATTGACCTCCGAACAGATCAAATATATGAAAAGCTGGCAAGACTGAATGTGAGTAAAAGGTGGCGATGAGTTCCAATTTACGATAAAGCGATGAGAAAGCCAAGGGCTTCAGCCGTTGAGCCATTGGATGAGAATCGCAACGCCGCCAACGAGCGGTGTTCGTTTTTGTTTCTTGTCGTGTCTCTAAATTCATGTTAGACTTCTTTCATGATTGCGATATCAATGCGGCGCTGAATATTCGCAGAGTTGGGGCATCGACTCTTAAGGGAGAAGACGTAAGACCCACTTCATAATAGGAGCTATCGTTTCCAACCATCAGGTTTTTAGTAATATAAACAAAGCGTCCAGAGTTAAGAAATTAAAACGTAGGCTTAAACGAGAGCAACGTAAATTTTTTCGAAAAATTAATTATAGAAAGAAGGTGAAACCTGCTGCTGGAAAATTTGCGAACCTAGATAAATAGCGTATCAAAGTCCAGAAAGCCTACTACAAACTTGATTGTGTAAGAAAAGACTATATCAACAAAATAGTCTCCGCGCTGGTGATGACCAAGCCAGCCTATATTACAATCAAGGACCTTAATATTCTTGGAATGATGAAAAACAAGCGTCTCTCAAGTGACCGTGTCTATATCTGCCAAGAACGCGGGTTGAAAATAGACCGCGATTTGAACGCGGCTATGAACCTGTAATGTAAAGCTATGTACCGTGGGCTACACGGGAATTTAAGCCTTTAGACTTCCGCGCAAGCTTTGGCGAAAGAGGGAAGGATGAAGAAGGAAAAATCTGGACTATTACACATTTGTGTAGGCTTTTCAGTAGCAGGAACGTATGGCTACTTTATTTAAAGACGTCTTTATACTGGACGGAGAGCGAGAGAAGGCGCAACGAGGGCACGTTCTCGTTTCCAAGGGACGTATTCAAACCTTGTCGGAGGCGTCCAAAGCCCCACCCGTCGCCGACAAGGTCGTGGAGGGTGGAGGACACATGGCCCTTTTGCCGGGTTTTGTCAACGCCCATACCCACGCGGCGATGGTGCTTCTACGCGGACTGGGTGAGGAAGCGCCTTTGATGGAATGGCTCCAGAAAAAGATATGGCCGGCTGAGGCGAAACTTACGCCCGAACACATCTACTGGGGCGCGATGTCCGCGATTTTGGAGATGCTCGAGACGGGAACCACCTGTTTCGCTGACATGTATTTCGAGATGGACGGCGTCGCCCGGGCTGCCCTGGAGGTGGGAATGCGCGCCGCGCTCTGCCGCGGCATTACCACCGGCCCCCCCGTGGATGGGATCCCCAAAATCGACCGGAGCATCGAGGATAACCTGAGTCTTTTCGAGCGATGGCACGGCCGCGAAGGACTTCTGACAGTGCAACTGGGACCCCACGCGCCTTACACCGTGCCGCTCGACGGCATGAAAAAAATCATCAAAATCGCCAAAGAGCGCGGGATTGGTCTCCATTTCCATTTTTTGGAGACGGAGTGGGAAGTGGGGTACATCCGTGACGAGCTGAAAATGACTCCCGACACCTACCTTCAAGAGACCGGAATTTTGGAAGTGCCTGGTGTCGTACTCGCTCATGGCGTGTGGATGGATCCCACTTGGGCCGACTCCCTGGACATGTCCCAGGTCGTGATCGTACATAACCCTGCCAGCAATATGAAACTTGGCAGCGGTGTGATGCCTCTGGACACGTGGCTCGACAAAAATGTGGGCCTCGCCTTGGGAACAGACGGAGCGTCGAGCAACAATCGATTGGACATGTGGAGTGATATGCGGAGCGCCGCTTTGTTGCACAAAGGCGTTACGCGCAACCCGATGAGCGTGCCCGCGCTGGACATCCTGCGCATGGCGACATTCGAGGGCGCTCGGGCCTTCGGGTTTACAAACAAAGGTCTAATCCGCGAGGGTTGGGTGGCCGATCTGATGCTGGTCGACTTGGATCAGCCTCATTATTTAGGCGTGAACGAAGAGAACCTAGTGAGCTACATTGTCTACGCTGGATCCTCGGCCGACGTTAAGGGCACGATGGTAAACGGCAAATGGTTGTACAAGGACGGAGTTTACCCGAACTTAAACCGAGAGGAGATCCTTCGCAAGGCCCGTGAGGCGAGAAAAGCGATTACAGCGTGACGTTGCTGCTAAAATAAACTCGTCTCTATTTTTATCAACTTTTATCAACTTTTATCAACGCTATGTTTATTAATCCGCAGGTTGTTGCCTTAAGCCCACTGATAGAAATTCTAAAGCCACAACCTGCGATTTTAGGATATGTCTATAGAAATTCTTGGTTACACTTTTCAAATTTCAAAGATGCGATAAATAAGTAAGCCGAAACCCCCTCACGAAACCACGGTACGTAGTAATCCTTATTCTTGTTCAAATCTCTTTGACTTGTATTGACAATTATAGTCGAGATTGCTAATCTACCCATAGGTTATTTATATTGGCACTCACTTATATAGAGTGCTAATATAAGACTCGGAAGGTGAAACCCATGCTGACGGAAAGACAGTTAGGAATCGTATTGGCGGTTGTATACGAGTATATCAAGACGGGGGAGCCCGCCGGGTCACGCACGATCACAAAGAAGTACATCAAGGGACTGAGCCCCGCTACCATACGTAACGAAATGGCGGATTTGGAGGAGATGGGGTACTTCTATCAGCCTCACACTTCCGCGGGGCGCTTGCCTACGGCGAAATCCTATCGGGTGTACGTGGACTCCGTGACTTCTCGGGAACGTTTGCGTCCTCGAGAGAGCAATGAGTGGCAGCAGGAAATCGAAAGCCGGAGAAGCGGGATCGAGGACCTTTTGAGTTACGTCACTCACATGTTGTCCCGTCTGACGAGTTACGTGGGGGTTGCGGCCGTGGCCGGGCTCGATAATACCGAGATTCAGCACATTGATTTGATGTCTTTAGGCGGGTCGTATATTCTGGCGCTAATCGTTCTCAAGGGAGGGCTGGTGCATCACTCCCAGTTCACCCTGCCCTGCGAGGTGGAGCCCTTGGTAGTAGAGGAACTGGCGCGCCGACTTAACACCGTGGCGTCAGGCAGGACCTGGAGCGAAATCCGAGGCGTTCTCTACGATTTCGTTTTAAACGGGCTCGAAAGCGCGGAAGAAGCGTGCAGGATGGCGATTCTAGAGCTGGATAATTTCCTGACCATGCAAAATTATCGTTTTTTCAGCAGTGGAGCGCAGCACATTCTAAACCTGCCCCACTTCCAGACGTTAGGCCGGCTTCAGGCCGTTCTATCCCTTCTGGAGCAGGAAAAACCCCTGGCGAAGTTAATCGAGAGCTGCCGTCGAAGCGAATCCCTCAAGGTCAGCATCGGCGAAGAAAACGACGTGGAAGGCATGGGGGAGAACGCCATGATCCTGATCCCCGCCCAAACCTGGCAACAAAAAGCCGTGCTGGGCCTTATCGGTCCTCTGCGCATGGACTACGAGCGTTCCATCAACATTCTGGAGGCCATGGTAGATGCCTTAAGCAAAAAGTAAAAGCGATAAAAAGAAATCATCTAAAGGAGAGGATAGAAGGATGCCGGAATACATGATCGACGACCACGAGGTCTCCGATACGCGTACGCGGAACGCAAAGAACGCAAAGACGGAGACCGAACTCGAAGAAGAAGAAAAAGAAGAAACAGAAAAAGAAACAGAAAAAGAAGAAGAAAAGAAAATGACTTCGGGCGCCGGCATTTCAGAGACGGAAATCAAGGAAGAGGCGGAGGAAATCAACGAAGTGGAGAGCTTAAAGAACCAGCTCGCTGCCGCCAGGGCGGACCTCTACAACTATCGACAGAGAATGGAACGCGACCGGGCCAAAGCCAGGAAGCTCGTCGCCGAGGACAAGGTCTCGGAGTTTTTGCCCGTGC
This genomic interval from Synergistaceae bacterium contains the following:
- the hrcA gene encoding heat-inducible transcriptional repressor HrcA: MLTERQLGIVLAVVYEYIKTGEPAGSRTITKKYIKGLSPATIRNEMADLEEMGYFYQPHTSAGRLPTAKSYRVYVDSVTSRERLRPRESNEWQQEIESRRSGIEDLLSYVTHMLSRLTSYVGVAAVAGLDNTEIQHIDLMSLGGSYILALIVLKGGLVHHSQFTLPCEVEPLVVEELARRLNTVASGRTWSEIRGVLYDFVLNGLESAEEACRMAILELDNFLTMQNYRFFSSGAQHILNLPHFQTLGRLQAVLSLLEQEKPLAKLIESCRRSESLKVSIGEENDVEGMGENAMILIPAQTWQQKAVLGLIGPLRMDYERSINILEAMVDALSKK
- a CDS encoding nucleotide exchange factor GrpE; translation: MPEYMIDDHEVSDTRTRNAKNAKTETELEEEEKEETEKETEKEEEKKMTSGAGISETEIKEEAEEINEVESLKNQLAAARADLYNYRQRMERDRAKARKLVAEDKVSEFLPVLDNLDRALLVPEEGMAKDVLVGVRMVQRQFLSVLENSGVTVIPAEGSFDPLQHEAMETEFVDDPARDGIILRELLRGYRTSDRVLRPTQVRVGKLRASK
- a CDS encoding adenosylhomocysteinase, whose translation is MEKSTKYKIADIEKASGGAKKIEWAWQYMPSLQFLENKYKASQPFKGATIAACLHLEAKTACLLLTLTRLGATVAACGSNPLSTQDDICAALAQGGVNVFSRRGMATDEYFGYVRDVLAFEPNVIIDDGADVVTLIHKERQDLIPRIKGASEETTTGVKRLKAMQADGVLKFPVISVNDALSKYLFDNRYGTGQSVWDGVMRTTNMVVAGRTVVVVGYGWCGKGVAKRAAGLGARVVVTEIDPHKACEALMDGFDVMPLEEAAKIGDIFLTLTGNIKVIDKRHFALMKNGVVMGNAGHFDVEICKPDLVAMAERVEHLRDNIDTYVMKDGRRLNLLGEGRLTNLACADGHPIEIMDLSFALQLEAALHVYTHAMSPGVHAVPEETDRAVMESKLAALGIKLDQLTSEQIKYMKSWQD
- a CDS encoding amidohydrolase is translated as MATLFKDVFILDGEREKAQRGHVLVSKGRIQTLSEASKAPPVADKVVEGGGHMALLPGFVNAHTHAAMVLLRGLGEEAPLMEWLQKKIWPAEAKLTPEHIYWGAMSAILEMLETGTTCFADMYFEMDGVARAALEVGMRAALCRGITTGPPVDGIPKIDRSIEDNLSLFERWHGREGLLTVQLGPHAPYTVPLDGMKKIIKIAKERGIGLHFHFLETEWEVGYIRDELKMTPDTYLQETGILEVPGVVLAHGVWMDPTWADSLDMSQVVIVHNPASNMKLGSGVMPLDTWLDKNVGLALGTDGASSNNRLDMWSDMRSAALLHKGVTRNPMSVPALDILRMATFEGARAFGFTNKGLIREGWVADLMLVDLDQPHYLGVNEENLVSYIVYAGSSADVKGTMVNGKWLYKDGVYPNLNREEILRKAREARKAITA